A single genomic interval of Mangifera indica cultivar Alphonso chromosome 5, CATAS_Mindica_2.1, whole genome shotgun sequence harbors:
- the LOC123216777 gene encoding uncharacterized protein LOC123216777, with the protein MAKRSQKHPVQYEEGDHLGCMWGLINIFDFRHGRSTQRLLSDRRRSGRFAVGAGSPINKLHMLTWNDNREETFDGEETMTKAVDVGKPSVKSLMEEEMISEQDAKKDLNNAEVEQKISDSEHGIHKKEINNAEVEQQISDSKQGYRKKKSRKRMKKAQKKSCDYIHDVDASKSVKSEDSFHHISEHQLTSSLDIDNVMEEFCRQIYQKSVTCVNHDQPDELHVQSNQKNPDFEEKLSEAIKLLIGQKLIKGKHLSEDEGVYPSNELQDALRVLGLDGELFLKHLKDPDSVLAKCIQNFLDARLEKDEDTKSVAGSNMSEQEVSNLGQSDELVNHKQRRFFRKKVKSQEISPLNGNKASQSSNRIVILKPGPTNLQSLETERSIGSSPEPDYGVRNKGLNEKISSHFFLSEIKRKLKNAMGKEHQRIRSDGIPKGLAYECKNSGDRDRDIKENGGINSPSKDHFFIEKIARPVAVKKGDKNGKLKACDLDTKEKSANLPKERVSNIYIEAKKHLYEMLNNGDENIDSSSRRAPRTLGRILSLPEYSFSPVGSPRKNWEPSFVSAQIRSIDSDTLQEMNECTSSVKQESHDNHLSETTKCLETLSCISGEITDDKVEAANLESNCLVKQFVENEAVKASLSIEDEVVAKDDLEIVKSNGAVVQEGSNVLDAPCEPSSLSSITLDNQNVDESGIDDAQSYCTDIIQELSVEDQLPSSPLASPSKSSTTKTVEDQGSAIDLLEHPSPVSVLEPPFAEDDISPGSTRSHFAKVLVQPLRIQFEECGSATEDPCIQMKSSMEDNKSICEYVKTVLQTSGLNWDELFMKSITSDKLLDPSLCEEIEFLPSQLCYEEKLLFDCINEVLMEACGHYFGCTPSVSFAKPYIRPVPNMQNSLREIWEGILWHLIPLPLPHSLDQTVRKDLAKSGSWMDLRFDTDGIGVELGEVILEELMEDTILRLVNDSPESG; encoded by the exons ATGGCAAAAAGATCGCAGAAACACCCTGTGCAATATGAAGAAGGAGATCACTTGGGCTGTATGTGGggtttgataaatatatttgactTCCGCCATGGTCGTTCCACTCAGAGGTTGCTTTCAGATAGGAGGCGTTCTGGCAGATTTGCTGTAG GTGCAGGATCCCCTATTAATAAGCTTCATATGTTGACCTGGAATGATAATCGTGAAGAAACCTTT GATGGTGAAGAGACTATGACCAAGGCAGTTGATGTTGGTAAGCCAAGTGTGAAAAGTCTCATGGAAGAAGAGATGATCAGTGAGCAGGATGCCAAGAAGGATTTGAATAATGCTGAAGTAGaacaaaaaatttcagattCAGAACATGGAATCCacaaaaaggaaataaacaaTGCTGAAGTAGAACAACAAATTTCTGATTCTAAGCAAGGGTACCGCAAAAAGAAGTCTCgcaaaagaatgaaaaaagcACAAAAGAAAAGCTGTGACTACATCCATGACGTGGATGCTTCTAAAAGTGTAAAATCTGAAGACTCTTTCCATCACATTTCAGAGCATCAATTGACAAGTAGCCTTGATATAGACAATGTAATGGAAGAGTTCTGCCGTCAGATCTATCAGAAAAGTGTAACTTGTGTGAACCATGACCAGCCTGATGAACTTCATGTGCAATCAAACCAAAAGAATCCTGATTTTGAAGAGAAATTGAGTGAAGCAATCAAGTTATTAATCGGTCAGAAGCTCATTAAAGGGAAACATCTCTCAGAAGATGAGGGAGTCTACCCCTCCAATGAACTTCAGGATGCACTTCGGGTTTTAGGTTTGGATGGGGAATTATTTCTGAAACATCTGAAAGATCCAGATTCAGTGCTGGCGAAATGCATTCAAAACTTTCTGGATGCACGGTTGGAGAAAGATGAAGACACCAAGTCAGTTGCAGGATCCAATATGTCAGAGCAGGAAGTCAGTAATCTTGGGCAATCTGATGAACTTGTCAACCATAAGCAGCGAAGATTTTTCAGGAAGAAGGTCAAATCTCAGGAAATAAGTCCATTGAATGGAAATAAGGCTTCACAATCGTCAAATAGAATTGTTATTTTGAAGCCTGGCCCAACAAATTTGCAAAGTCTTGAAACTGAAAGAAGCATTGGCTCATCACCAGAACCTGATTACGGTGTCAGAAACAAGGGACTAAATGAGAAGATTAGTTCCCACTTTTTTCTCtctgaaataaaaagaaagttgaAAAATGCTATGGGCAAGGAGCACCAGAGAATCCGCAGTGATGGTATTCCAAAAGGGTTGGCATATGAGTGTAAAAATTCAGGGGATAGAGACAGAGATATCAAGGAGAATGGAGGAATCAACTCTCCATCAAAAGACCATTTCTTCATTGAAAAAATTGCTAGACCTGTGGCTGTCAAGAAAGGAGACAAAAATGGCAAGCTGAAAGCCTGTGACCTAGATACAAAAGAGAAAAGTGCTAATTTGCCTAAGGAACGGGTATCTAACATTTATATTGAGGCCAAGAAGCATCTCTATGAGATGCTGAATAATGGGGATGAAAATATTGATTCTTCAAGTAGACGTGCTCCAAGAACTCTAGGAAGGATTCTCTCTCTTCCTGAGTATAGCTTCTCTCCTGTTGGTAGCCCCAGAAAAAACTGGGAGCCGAGCTTTGTATCTGCACAGATTAGATCTATTGACTCTGACACTTTGCAGGAAATGAATGAGTGCACTTCATCTGTCAAACAGGAAAGCCATGATAACCATCTGAGCGAAACAACAAAATGTTTAGAGACTCTGTCATGCATCTCTGGTGAAATAACTGATGATAAAGTAGAAGCTGCTAACTTAGAATCAAATTGCTTGGTCAAGCAATTTGTTGAAAATGAAGCTGTTAAAGCATCTTTATCTATCGAAGATGAGGTTGTCGCTAAAG ATGATTtagaaattgtaaaatcaaatGGTGCTGTAGTCCAGGAAGGGAGCAATGTCTTGGATGCTCCATGTGAACCAAGTAGCTTGTCCAGTATTACATTAGATAACCAGAATGTTGATGAGTCAGGAATTGATGATGCACAAAGTTATTGCACCGACATCATACAG GAACTATCTGTGGAGGACCAACTGCCATCATCTCCACTAGCATCTCCATCAAAGTCTTCAACTACCAAGACGGTTGAAGATCAAGGGAGTGCTATTGATTTATTGGAGCATCCAAGTCCTGTGTCTGTTCTTGAGCCCCCATTTGCGGAGGATGACATCAGCCCTGGAAGCACAAGATCCCATTTTg CTAAAGTACTGGTACAACCACttcgaattcaatttgaagaatgcGGCTCTGCAACTGAGGATCCGTGTATACAAATGAAAAGTTCGATGGAAGACAATAAATCAATATGTGAGTATGTAAAAACAGTACTACAAACCTCTGGCTTAAACTGGGATGAACTGTTTATGAAGTCCATTACTTCAGACAAGCTTCTTGACCCGTCATTATGCGAGGAGATAGAGTTCTTACCCAGTCAGCTCTGTTATGAAGAGAAACTCCTCTTTGATTGTATTAATGAAGTTCTCATGGAAGCTTGTGGGCACTACTTTGGTTGTACACCTTCTGTATCATTTGCTAAACCTTACATCCGGCCAGTCCCAAACATGCAAAATTCTCTTCGTGAGATTTGGGAAGGAATTTTATGGCATCTCATCCCACTGCCACTCCCTCATTCATTAGACCAGACTGTCAGAAAAGACTTGGCTAAATCTGGATCATGGATGGACCTTCGTTTTGATACTGATGGAATTGGTGTTGAATTGGGTGAAGTCATTCTTGAAGAATTGATGGAAGATACCATATTGAGGTTAGTAAATGACAGTCCTGAAAGTGGGTAG